Proteins co-encoded in one Ziziphus jujuba cultivar Dongzao chromosome 9, ASM3175591v1 genomic window:
- the LOC107404445 gene encoding arabinosyltransferase RRA3, whose protein sequence is MAGRRDGPLMRNNEQSFCKSKITIAIAIGVFFGCVFAFLFPNGLFFVSNSAPILSHRLANSITQVGSTQCESSERINMLKSEFIAASEKNTELKKQIRELTEKLQLAEQGKDHAQKQVLVLGDQKKAGPFGTVKGLRTNPTVVPDESVNPRLAKILEKVAVQRELIVALANSNVKEMLEVWFTNIKRVGIPNFLVVALDEDIAKFCESNNVTVYKRDPDEGVDSIARTGGNHAVSGLKFRILREFLQLGYSVLLSDVDIVYLQNPFNHLYRDSDVESMTDGHDNRTAYGFNDVFDEPAMGWARYAHTMRMWVYNSGFFYIRPTIPSIELLDRVAGRLSRESNSWDQAVFNEELFFPSHPGYAGLHAARRTMDFYLFMNSKVLFKTVRNDATLSKLKPVIVHVNYHPDKFARMKAIVEFYVNGKRDALKPFPDGSE, encoded by the exons ATGGCGGGTCGTAGAGATGGGCCTTTGATGAGGAACAACGAACAGTCTTTTTGCAAATCCAAGATCACAATCGCCATAGCCATCGGAGTCTTTTTCGGCTGCGTCTTTGCCTTCTTATTCCCCAATGGGTTATTCTTCGTTTCTAACTCTGCTCCAATTCTCAGTCATCGCCTTGCCAATTCTATTACTCAG GTTGGTTCAACCCAGTGTGAGTCATCCGAAAGGATTAACATGTTGAAATCAGAGTTCATAGCAGCTTCTGAGAAGAACACCGAGTTGAAAAAACAGATAAGGGAATTGACTGAAAAGCTTCAGTTGGCTGAGCAAGGGAAAGACCATGCACAGAAGCAGGTTCTCGTTTTGGGTGATCAGAAGAAAGCTGGACCTTTTGGTACTGTAAAGGGCTTGCGAACCAACCCTACTGTTGTTCCTGATGAATCTGTGAACCCAAGATTGGCAAAGATTTTGGAAAAGGTTGCTGTCCAGAGAGAGCTTATAGTTGCACTGGCAAACTCTAATGTAAAGGAGATGTTGGAAGTTTGGTTTACTAATATTAAGAGAGTGGGTATACCCAATTTTCTGGTTGTTGCTTTGGATGAAGATATTGCAAAGTTTTGTGAATCGAATAATGTAACAGTGTATAAGAGAGACCCAGATGAAGGTGTTGATTCAATTGCAAGAACCGGAGGAAACCATGCTGTCTCAGGGTTGAAATTCCGCATTTTAAGAGAGTTTTTGCAGCTGGGGTATAGTGTTCTTCTTTCAGATGTTGATATTGTCTATTTGCAAAACCCATTCAATCATCTTTATCGTGACTCAGATGTAGAGTCCATGACTGATGGTCATGATAAcagaactgcttatggctttaATGATGTCTTTGATGAACCTGCAATGGGATGGGCTCGATATGCTCATACAATGAGGATGTGGGTTTATAACTCTGGTTTTTTCTATATCAGACCAACAATTCCGTCAATTGAACTTTTGGATCGTGTGGCTGGTCGGCTATCTAGGGAGTCAAACTCTTGGGACCAGGCAGTTTTCAATGAGGAACTGTTTTTCCCTTCACATCCTGGGTATGCTGGTCTACATGCTGCCCGGAGAACTATGGATTTCTATCTCTTCATGAATAGCAAGGTTCTCTTCAAAACTGTTAGAAATGATGCCACTCTGAGCAAGTTGAAGCCAGTAATTGTTCATGTAAATTACCATCCTGATAAGTTTGCACGAATGAAAGCAATTGTGGAATTTTATGTTAATGGGAAGCGAGATGCATTGAAACCTTTCCCTGATGGTTCAGAGTGA